The nucleotide window CCAAATCCTGCAGGCACTCCTTTTTTGATTTTAATTTGAACTCCACTTTTTACTTTGAATTTTTTCTGCATGTACTGGACAACTAGTCCTGCAGTGTTTTTTGCAGGAGAAATCGGAATGGAATCATTCGTGATTATGGTAATTCCGCTTTTTTGTTTTGTTAGTGTAATGGTATCATAGAAGGCATCCAGTGCCAGACCGAACACGTCAAAGCCTGGTCCCAAATTAGCAGTGGATGATGGGGCTTTTGCAGTAACTGAATGCATCAGTCCTCTGTTTCCTCCCCTTGGTTAAGAATTCTGCTCAGAGCACCCTGCAAGTTTACCATTCCCTCACCTGTTACATTTGAGACTGGAATCAAACCTTGGGCAAACCCAGACAAGTTCAGGCTGCGCAAAATGTTTGTCACCAAAACATATGTTTCGCCGTCTGCCTCTGTAGATATCGCATTCTCAAGTGTCTTGAGATTTGTAGTCCATCGTAAAATCTCCGATATCTTATCTGCAATCAAGTCTGTTTTGGTTAAAACATTGATTGCAGGAATTCCCATTCTCAATCTTATTGATGTTGCCAATAACGCCATTGATACAAAATTAATTGCAGTTGTCACTAAAACCCCGTCATACAAAAACAGTGCAGTCTTTTGGTCTGCTCTAAAATTATCTATAAAATATGGGCCGCTGGTTCTGTATGCAAACAATTCGATTTGGCCGGGTGTATCAACTATGAGATAATCTGGATTTATCTTGTCTGCCTGGTCCTGTATGTCATCAAGCTTTGCAGCAATTAGATCACTTGCCATCATCAAAGCACCATTTGGC belongs to Candidatus Nitrosotenuis cloacae and includes:
- a CDS encoding ATP/GTP-binding protein, yielding MKVIFVAGTAGAGKSLLASKIHEYYTANGAFAAILNLDPGVISLPYTPDIDIRDSIDIVSIMKQYDLGPNGALMMASDLIAAKLDDIQDQADKINPDYLIVDTPGQIELFAYRTSGPYFIDNFRADQKTALFLYDGVLVTTAINFVSMALLATSIRLRMGIPAINVLTKTDLIADKISEILRWTTNLKTLENAISTEADGETYVLVTNILRSLNLSGFAQGLIPVSNVTGEGMVNLQGALSRILNQGEETED